A single Macaca mulatta isolate MMU2019108-1 chromosome 15, T2T-MMU8v2.0, whole genome shotgun sequence DNA region contains:
- the FAM205C gene encoding protein SPATA31F3 isoform X1: MLSPTFVLWDVGYPLYTYGSICIIALIIWQVKKSRQKLRLGPNRSCCRCHRRVQQKSGNRTSTARRTSQEEAKKLRKLLFLMKSQGWLPQEGSVRRILCADPCCQICNVMALEIQQLLAGENNQISLTSQGPSQGSSGLEALSTSNVSFEHSQDPGSQKSKELSLASVTPTLSQLMDQKSLTQSAAQSAGADSVQDSWADHFQRGQRSQVPAVSQVMGSLSSNFEKPGIPLSQQERKKNNSKFVLENQEAPEVGLDNKMKLFLHWINPEMKDRRHEESILLSKAETVTQDRTKNVEKSPTVTKYHVWGATTEKTTEDPEAQPPSTEEEGLIFSDAPQCLNNLL, translated from the exons ATGTTGAGCCCTACCTTTGTTTTGTGGGATGTTGGATATCCCTTATACACCTATGGATCCATCTGCATTATTGCATTAATTATTTGGCAAGTGAAAAAGAGCCGCCAAAAATTAAGGTTGGGACCTAACAGGAGCTGTTGCCGG TGTCACCGAAGAGTCCAACAAAAGTCTGGAAATAGAACATCAACAG CTAGGAGAACTTCCCAGGAAGAAGCCAAGAAGTTGAGGAAGCTGCTCTTTCTCATGAAAAG CCAGGGCTGGCTTCCTCAGGAAGGAAGTGTGCGGCGAATTCTGTGTGCAGATCCCTGCTGCCAAATTTGCAATGTTATGGCTCTGGAGATTCAGCAATTGCTGGCGGGTGAGAACAACCAGATCTCCCTGACTTCACAGGGGCCATCACAGGGCTCCTCTGGCCTAGAGGCTTTGTCTACGTCTAATGTGTCTTTTGAGCATAGTCAGGATCCGGGTTCCCAGAAATCCAAAGAGCTTTCACTGGCATCTGTAACTCCAACACTGTCACAATTAATGGATCAGAAATCTTTAACCCAGTCAGCTGCCCAGTCAGCTGGTGCAGACAGCGTCCAAGATTCCTGGGCTGATCACTTTCAGCGAGGACAGAGATCGCAAGTCCCAGCTGTGTCCCAGGTCATGGGATCTCTGTCTTCAAACTTTGAGAAGCCTGGAATTCCTCTGAGCCagcaggagaggaagaaaaacaactcCAAATTTGTCCTGGAGAACCAAG AAGCTCCAGAAGTTGGCTTGGATAACAAGATGAAGCTGTTTCTGCACTGGATTAACCCTGAAATGAAAGATCGAAGGCATGAGGAATCCATTCTCCTTTCTAAGGCTGAGACAGTAACCCAAGACAGGACAAAAAACGTTGAGAAGAGTCCAACTGTCACCAAATATCATGTGTGGGGAGCTACAACAGAGAAGACAACAGAGGACCCTGAGGCTCAGCCTCCTTCTACTGAGGAGGAAGGCCTGATCTTCTCTGATGCCCCCCAGTGCCTAAATAATCTGCTCTAG
- the FAM205C gene encoding protein SPATA31F3 isoform X2, whose protein sequence is MLSPTFVLWDVGYPLYTYGSICIIALIIWQVKKSRQKLRLGPNRSCCRCHRRVQQKSGNRTSTARRTSQEEAKKLRKLLFLMKSQGWLPQEGSVRRILCADPCCQICNVMALEIQQLLAEAPEVGLDNKMKLFLHWINPEMKDRRHEESILLSKAETVTQDRTKNVEKSPTVTKYHVWGATTEKTTEDPEAQPPSTEEEGLIFSDAPQCLNNLL, encoded by the exons ATGTTGAGCCCTACCTTTGTTTTGTGGGATGTTGGATATCCCTTATACACCTATGGATCCATCTGCATTATTGCATTAATTATTTGGCAAGTGAAAAAGAGCCGCCAAAAATTAAGGTTGGGACCTAACAGGAGCTGTTGCCGG TGTCACCGAAGAGTCCAACAAAAGTCTGGAAATAGAACATCAACAG CTAGGAGAACTTCCCAGGAAGAAGCCAAGAAGTTGAGGAAGCTGCTCTTTCTCATGAAAAG CCAGGGCTGGCTTCCTCAGGAAGGAAGTGTGCGGCGAATTCTGTGTGCAGATCCCTGCTGCCAAATTTGCAATGTTATGGCTCTGGAGATTCAGCAATTGCTGGCGG AAGCTCCAGAAGTTGGCTTGGATAACAAGATGAAGCTGTTTCTGCACTGGATTAACCCTGAAATGAAAGATCGAAGGCATGAGGAATCCATTCTCCTTTCTAAGGCTGAGACAGTAACCCAAGACAGGACAAAAAACGTTGAGAAGAGTCCAACTGTCACCAAATATCATGTGTGGGGAGCTACAACAGAGAAGACAACAGAGGACCCTGAGGCTCAGCCTCCTTCTACTGAGGAGGAAGGCCTGATCTTCTCTGATGCCCCCCAGTGCCTAAATAATCTGCTCTAG
- the FAM205C gene encoding protein SPATA31F3 isoform X3, translating into MLSPTFVLWDVGYPLYTYGSICIIALIIWQVKKSRQKLRLGPNRSCCRCHRRVQQKSGNRTSTARRTSQEEAKKLRKLLFLMKSQGWLPQEGSVRRILCADPCCQICNVMALEIQQLLAAPEVGLDNKMKLFLHWINPEMKDRRHEESILLSKAETVTQDRTKNVEKSPTVTKYHVWGATTEKTTEDPEAQPPSTEEEGLIFSDAPQCLNNLL; encoded by the exons ATGTTGAGCCCTACCTTTGTTTTGTGGGATGTTGGATATCCCTTATACACCTATGGATCCATCTGCATTATTGCATTAATTATTTGGCAAGTGAAAAAGAGCCGCCAAAAATTAAGGTTGGGACCTAACAGGAGCTGTTGCCGG TGTCACCGAAGAGTCCAACAAAAGTCTGGAAATAGAACATCAACAG CTAGGAGAACTTCCCAGGAAGAAGCCAAGAAGTTGAGGAAGCTGCTCTTTCTCATGAAAAG CCAGGGCTGGCTTCCTCAGGAAGGAAGTGTGCGGCGAATTCTGTGTGCAGATCCCTGCTGCCAAATTTGCAATGTTATGGCTCTGGAGATTCAGCAATTGCTGGCGG CTCCAGAAGTTGGCTTGGATAACAAGATGAAGCTGTTTCTGCACTGGATTAACCCTGAAATGAAAGATCGAAGGCATGAGGAATCCATTCTCCTTTCTAAGGCTGAGACAGTAACCCAAGACAGGACAAAAAACGTTGAGAAGAGTCCAACTGTCACCAAATATCATGTGTGGGGAGCTACAACAGAGAAGACAACAGAGGACCCTGAGGCTCAGCCTCCTTCTACTGAGGAGGAAGGCCTGATCTTCTCTGATGCCCCCCAGTGCCTAAATAATCTGCTCTAG